One window of the Lytechinus variegatus isolate NC3 chromosome 3, Lvar_3.0, whole genome shotgun sequence genome contains the following:
- the LOC121410227 gene encoding dolichol-phosphate mannosyltransferase subunit 3-like: MATKLVQWLTVFTLLASLWSALVFDIIPVKLDSRFKEVIWPFPVYLLVVFGCFSLGTIGYRVATFNDCEDAAASLKEELKEAREDLKCKGFKFS, encoded by the exons ATGGCAACTAAACTTGTCCAGTGGCTTACTGTCTTTACTCTCCTTGCCAGTCTCTGGAGTGCCTTGGTGTTTGACATCATTCCTGTCAAGTTAGATAGCAGATTTAAAGAAGTTATATGGCCA TTTCCAGTGTATCTTCTTGTGGTATTTGGG TGTTTTTCCCTTGGAACGATTGGTTACAGAGTTGCTACATTTAATGACTGTGAAGATGCCGCAGCCTCACTTAAAGAG gaaCTCAAAGAAGCAAGAGAAGATCTGAAATGCAAAGGATTTAAATTCTCATGA